The genomic segment CATCGCCAAGAGTGACTCATCTCCGGCGGAAAGTCTTACGCTACAGCTGCAGCCGCAACCGGATAGTGCCGTGCTGATTTTAATGGGGATCAGCTATTTCCAGTTTGTCAACGGTGGTTACTATCCCCTGGCAAATGGATTGTTCAATGCATTGACCTTCGTCCAGGTGAACCAGCCCTAGTGTATGAAAATGAGACACACCCTCAAGCTCCTCCGGAAATATGGAGCTGAGGGCACCAACGGGACGGTCACCTACAACGGGGAGCATATCTGCCATACCATCGAACTGCCGGACCGCAACAACATGCCGCGGATCAGCTGTATCCCACCCGGACAGTACAAGCTGGAAAAATGCAGGTATAGGCGCCACGGTGAACAGATCGGCATTCCCAATGTGATTGGACGGGAGGCCATATTGATCCATGCTGCCAACGATGCCAAAAAGGAACTGCTCGGCTGCATTGCCCCAGTCACCTCACTGACCGGTGAGGGGCAGGGCATCGGAAGCCGGCAGGCTCTGGCCAAGCTGAAAGCACTGGTCTATTGTCTCTGGGATATGGGGGATGAAGTGTATCTGAGTATCCGGTAAACCTTCAGGAGGACATGAAGCTGCTGCATTCGTTGTCCTCCTGTATTTCACTAGCTGAAAACTGATGATCATGAGAAAAATTGTAAACAAGATCGGACGGGTGCTGCAGATCGTGCTGGCAGCGCCGGTCAAACTGCCCGGCAAGCTGGGCAACGTATTAAAATATCTGGCCGTGGGACTGGGTATAGCGGAAACCGTTCTGGATAACGAGGAGCGGCCAGCCGCAGCGGAGCAGGGTACGGACCCAAATGCCAAGCTGTCCGGGGAAAGGAGTGAAGGCGATGAAGATGAATGATATCCGCATCTCCACGCTCGGCGGCACCATATGCTCCATCTGGGCGAGCATTTCCCTTGGGGATGTCGCGCAGACCGCACTCATGGCTGCGCTGGGTACCTTGGTCAGCTTTGCTACAAGCAAACTGCTGAGCCTGTGGAAACCAAAAGGACGCAAGTAAGGCTGCCTTAGGCCACAAAAAAGGGAAGCATCGTAGGTGGTGCTTCCTTTTATGGCTTTGACGGGCTCTTCGGGCATATGGTGTGAATGCCACCAGTTTAGCACCGCAGCCATGTTGATTTGTATATCCTGGCCTCGCTATGACGCTGGAATACTTCTTTCGTATTTGTATTAGATTCAATCTTTCAAAATCAACCACGTACCGTATTCAGCAGATCGTGCGGATACCCGAGGCTAATGGAGCTTAAAGCATCCAGTTTGGTCAGCTCATCGGCTGTCAAATTAATTTCAGCAGCTTTAATACTTTGCTCAAATTGATTGATATGGCGTGCTCCCAGTAAGGGGAATGCCTCTTTTGATAAATTCCATGCAAACGCAATCTGACCGGGAGTTGCTTCATATTTTTCCGCGATTGATAGCAGTTCATCAATGATCAGTTTGGTTTTCTCGTCTTCAGCATATCCAGCGTCAGAAGAATGACTGATGCGCCCGGCTTCTCCCATTCTATATTTTTCGGTCAGCAGTCCGCCAGCCAGCGGCGAGTACATCATCACACCAAGACCATATTCCTTTGCCATCGGGATGTTCACGGTCTGCGGTACGCTGCAATAAATTATATTCAATCTGTAAAGCAGTGAGTTTTGTTGCTGATGCAATGGCCGACGCTTTCCATGCTGGGAAATTCGTCAGTCCCGCATACAGTATTTTTCCTTCTCTGACCAGATCTTGTAGCCCCAAGGCTATTTCTTCCAATGGAGTTACACCATCATCATAATGAGGCATATAAATATCTATGTAGTCCGTCTTCAGCCTTTTTAGACTCTGTTCAACGGCTTGCCGCATGGATTTACGGTTATTCCCAAAATTACTGATTGCAGGGCTGGGATCGCTGCTTCGGGTATATTTCGAGCAGATGATAAAATTGCTTCGCTGTCCCTGTAAAAAGTTACCTACGATTTCCTCTGCCTCTCCAAATTGATAGACATCCGATATATCGATAAAATTACCACCTGCTTCTGCATATGCTGTTAAAATTTTTTTTGATTCTTCGGCATCGGCTCCGTAGCCTTTTCTTGTTCCAAAGTTGGCAGCTCCTAAAATTATTTCACTGGCATGCAGTCCTGTTTTTGATCCAAATAACTTGTATTTCATCTTTTTATATTTACTTTGTAGCAAAGTTAAGGGCATAAAGTAACCGTATCAATTACGGATAAATTTATCTATACCCACTTTATACCTTCGGAAAATATAGCAGCTATGTACGAAAAAAAGCTTCCGGTCAATTTAGATTGTGGTTTACATCTGTTTTTACAGGTGGTTCAGGGAAAATGGAAAATAAATCTGCTTTGGGCCATCCATTCAGGTATCAAGCGTCCGGGTGAGCTGCAGCGGAAAATTCCCAATGCAACCCGCCGTGTACTTGATGCGCAGCTTGGCCAATTGACTGAACATGGATTAATCAAGAAAACCGACTTTGATCAGCTTCCGCGGAAAGTAGAATATGAACTGACTGAGCTGGGTGAAAGCCTTATGCCGGTCATCGAGGTAACGGCCCAATGGGGCGAGGATCACAGGAATGAATTGGAACAGTTTTTTAAAGCCTAATCATAACCTGTCAATGCAATAATTGCTCATGTTGCTGAGCTGGTAATCAGCAACAGCGGTGCATCCGGGTAATGCACCGCTGTTGTATCGCTTACTCACCTAGGCGCGTCTATGTATTGACAACCAGCTTAAAACCTTTACCGCGAATATTAACGATCTTAATGGCTGGATCGGCTTCCAGAAATTTGCGCAGTTTACTGATAAAAACATCCATGCTACGGCTATTAAAATAACTGTCATCTCCCCAGACATAATCCAGGGCGACCTTACGGTCGAGTACAGCATCGCGGTGGTCGATCAGCAATTTTAACAGCTGGGCTTCTTTGTAGGAAAGCAGCTGCTGCCGGTCGCCGAGGCTCAGATGAAGGTTTTTGAAGCTAAACCGGAATTTGCCGAGTGTATATTCGCCATCGCGTGTACCTGATGGTTTCGTCAGGGACTGTCTGTTCAGCAGGGCGCGCATCCGGATGATCAGCTCTTCCATACTGAACGGTTTTTTGATGTAGTCATTGGCTCCGGCTTCGAAGCCGGTCGCCAGGTCCTGAATGGCGGACTTGGCCGTCAGAAAGATAATGGGCACCTCACTGCTGAGCCCACGTACTTCCTGCGCCAGTGTAAAGCCATCTTTGTAAGGCATCATGACATCAAATATACAGATATCGGGCCGCGCGACACAAAACGAAGAATAGGCTTTGAGCCCGTCCACAGCCCAGACGACCTCAAAGTCACGGAGCTCCAGCGCTTCTTTGATCAGTTTGCCCATCATGGGTTCATCTTCAGCCAATAGTACTTTTATTTTATTCATACAGTCGATAACATTCAATTAAGATTTAACCGGAATATGCAGGATAAACGTGGTCCCTTTGCCGACCTGGCTCTCCACCCGGATCGTGCCTCCATGTAGCTCCACGATTTTTTTTACGTACGATAAACCCAGCCCAAATCCTTTTGTCGCATGCACATTGCCCTTGGGCACACGGAAGAACTGATCAAATACGCGGTCAACATAGTCCTTGGGAATGCCGATACCATTGTCGGAAAAGGAGAGGCGCAGGTACTCTTTTTGCAGGCTGACATCCACGCGGATATCGGGGGCCTGATCGCTGTACTTCAGACTATTGTCGAGCAGATTGTACAGGATGTTTTCCAGATGGGCCTTGTCCACATCGACCGATGGAAAATCATTGGCAATCGTCAGGGACAATGTGCCCTGCGCGTCCTCGAGTTTGGACCGTGTCTGCCGGCGGAAATCATCGAGGATCAGTCTGAAATCTGTGGGCTCTTTTTGCAGCATATAGGGATTGTCCTGCGCCAGCCGAAGTACGGTCTCGATCATGGATGATACGCGCTTCAGTTCGGCTCCGCAGATCTGCAGATATTCATCCAGCTTCTGGGGATTGTCTTTGATCCCGAATTTGCTCATGAGCTCCACCGCCAGGCTCGCCGTTGCGATGGGGGTCTTGAATTCATGGGTCATATTCGAGATAAAATCATTCTTGATCTCGGTCATCTGCTTCTCGCGGTTGAAGGAATTGATCAGGGCAAGTGCCGTATAAAAAAGCATGCCCAAAATAAGCAGGGACACAAATAGCAACCATTTCATGCCTTCTAAACTATTCAGCACGTCTGGTTCGACCGTAATCTCTGCCAGATAGGCGGGACTGATGGCGCTCCGCACCTGCAGGTACTGCCCGACGGAGTCCAATGGCTTTTTTAAGCTATCCTGTATGGCGCAAAAAGAGACCTTAAAGCGATTCTTCAGTTGCAATTCATCAAAATTGCTGCCGATCAGCGAGTCCAGCAGCTGGCCAATGACTAGCGTATCCACGTCGTTTTGTGTGGATTCAGTGGAATAGACCTTCACGATAGAATTGGCGAATGGCTTCTTCTGCGGGACAGTCTGAACAGGGGTATCTGGCAAATGACGGGTCGTGAACTTGATGTGCTTGGGCCGCTTGCCTGCCAGATCGGCTCTCATGATCGAATCAATCCGCTTTTTTTCCGCATTTTTCGCGCCCGCCGCAATATTCATGGTAAACTCATGGGCGATCTTTTTGGAAGGTGCCGCCACATTTTTTTTATCTATGGAGTCCGTCTTGATCTCCCGGTGGATCTGTACGTCCTTTAGCTGGTTGTTGGAGACCTGGTCTAGTATGCCACCCATCGCACGCAGGATGGAGGACTGCTCTTTGGACAGTGAGCTATCTATACCAAAATATGTCTTGAGCCGCACCACATCTATGGCATCTTTGACGGCGCTCTGGACGACCATCTTTTCCTTTTGCTGATTGATCCTGAACGCATTGGACAACCAGAATGCCTGCATGACGATCACAGCGATCGTGCTGGCAATCAACAGGGTGATAATAACGCGTGTTTTTTGATGTGTAGTCATAATTAATCCTACAATGCTAGCTAAAATCTGCGAAAAACAAAGATCTGCTAACAGTTCATAACATTACTTAACAGTAGTTAACAATCCGGGCTTCGATTAACAGTAATTAACAAAGCCAGTGGAGCGCGACCTACCGTTCCATTCTACTTTTGGTGCATTGACATCCTAAAAGTAATAAAAATGAACACAACAAAATTTTCGATGGCCGTGATTATCGGTCTGCTGCTCTTAGGCCAGCAGCTGTTGGCGCAAAACAACCAGGTGAATATGTTTATCAAATACGATTTTGAACATATCGCCGACAGCAGTAAAAGAACAGAACCCATTACGCGTTCGGTATACCTGTACATCGCTGATGAGAATTCCTATTACGCCATGGCACCTATGGAAAAAAGCCAGCCACAGGGCGCTTTCCACATGAGTATGGATGCCGTTGACCAATCTGATGCACTGGTCAATCTCTATACGCCTTTTGCTGCTGGCGAGGCACCCTGTCTGGTCGCCATGCTGGGCCGCCTGTATAAAGTACAGCCCAATAAAGGCTATAAAATCGACTGGACGATCACCGACGAAAAGAAGGATATCGGCGGCTATACCTGCCACAAGGCCACCGGCCAATTCGGCGGCCGCAACTATGTGGCCTGGTTTACGGAAGAAATCCCATTTCCGGTAGGACCGTGGAAGCTTCATGGCTTACCGGGTGCGATTCTCGAAGCGGCAGATTCTACCAATGAGGTGCGCTTTCGCTATGCGGGACTCGACAAGGTGACGGACCGGATAACCCTGATGGACATCGATAAATTGCCGGAGCTCCCGTACGAAAAATACCGGAAGGCACTTGAAAACAGCAAATCGAATAAGCTGGGCGCCATGATGGCTCAAATGCCCCCGGGCGCTGTTGTCAAATTCAAGACCCAGGATGGCAGGGAAATCTCCCGGGAGCAGGCCGAAGCGCTGATGAAGGAGAAAGGGAAAGACAAACAGCAATTTCAGCTGAATAACCCTGTCGAACGTACTATTAATTAAGGATCCGGATGAAAAGTTTCTTATGTAGCTTATGTCTGACCATGGGCCCCGCGGTGTTATTTGCCCAGGAGCAAATCGCGGGAACCATCAGCAGCAGCAAACAGGCCGTACCTTATGCCACCATTGTCATCGGCTATGCCAACAGCAGCCTCCAGACGGTCCGGAGCAATAGCAAAGGGGAGTATGTGTTCAATCTGACCAAAGAAGATAGGGCAAAGGTTCAGTGGATCGAGGTCAGCCATATTTCATACGAAAAAATCCGTAAGGAGTATAAGGATATTGGCCAAAGAATGGACTTTGAGCTGGTCAGAAAGTCCATTCAGCTCGCGGATGTCACGGTCAAGAGCAAACCGCTGGCTGTGCGCCGTGCCGGTGATACCACCCGCTACGCGGTGAATAACTTTGCTTCGCCCGAAGATCGGAACATCGGGGATGTGCTGCGCCGTATGCCCGGCATAGAGGTGGACGACAATGGCGTCATCAAACATAATGGCAAGACCGTCAGCCGCATGTACGTGGACGGCGACAACGTGTTTCAGAATGGCTATGGTGTCGGCACCAGGACCATACAGCCCAAGGCGGTAAAGTCTGTGGACCTCATACAGAATCATGAGCATAAAAAGGTGAAACAGGGCGTAAGCAATTCGGAAGATGTGGCTTTGAACCTGGTCCTCAATGAAGACGCCAGAATGATCTGGTCGGGTGAAGCCACACTGGGACTGGCGGCTCCGGCCGATGCTTTTGTCAATGGGAATGCCATGAGCTTTAAAAAGAAATATAAGACGCTGAATACCCTGCAATACAATTCAATCGGTGAGGGCATCGACAATGATGTCGAACCGATCAGTTCATTCAACCTCGCCGAGCCGATCGTTGCTGCAACGCCCTCTGTGCCAAAGAACAAATACTACGACAACCGATCTCTGGCCCTTAATGTCAATCAATTTTATAAATCGTCGGAGCGCTGGACAGCCAGTCTGAATGGCAACCTATGGGCCGACCGTGAGCGGCGCAGTAGCGGTGGGACGCAGAGATACCTGCTGGCCGATGGCAATCAGGTCACTTACACCAATACGTACCATACGACCAGGAAGCCCCTTTTTGGCCGCGGAAGCTTCACCCTGGAGGGCAACGATAACAGGTTTTACTTTAAAAACAGCCTCAGCTATAAAGCCGAAAACCAAAATCATCATACCTGGCTGCTGGACGATGCCACTCGCTATGATCAGTGGGGCCGGGACCGGCTGAGCTTTATCTCAGAATCCATGGAATACACGCCGCAGCTAAAGAACAAGGATCTGCTGACTTTCAACCTCGATGTGGCGCGCAAATGGCATCGGGACCGGCTGGAAGTACTGCCCGGTGTGATGGCTGACTACCTGAATCAATCGCAGCCTTACGATGCCGTCCGCCAGTCCATTACGCTGCCGCAGACCAACGGCAATATTCAGGTCGCTTACACACGCAACAGGTCGAGCTTGAAGCGGACATACTTCGCGGGCCTGCGTTACCTCAACAAAGAGCTGGGCTCGGTATTGAACCTGGTCAAAGATGGGAGTGTATACGCACATGAAAATTTTCCGGATAATGATTTGCTGTGGAGACAAGCTCAGGCCTCTGCGGGCATAAAGCTGGACTGGAAAAATAAAGATTTTATATTTTCCGGAAACTTCCCACTGACCGCGAATAGATGGAATATAGAGGACCGCCAAGCGGATGAAACAAGCTTGACCAAAAAATTGCTGTTTACACCAGCTGTTTCCCTGCAGGCTTTCTTACCAAACCGGGACAATTTCCTGCTGACGCTACGTTTCAACCGGGAAAATTCGGATCTGGACCAGCTCTATCCAAACCCGATACTGAGTAATTTTAGGGAAATCAAAAGTTTCGATGTACCGCTGTATTTCACTTCAAGTCAGTCTTATATCCTCCGCTATGCTCTGGAGCGGCCGATCAGCTTATTGTATGTCAATGTAACGGCCTCGCATCTGAAAACGAAAACCGATTATCTGCTGGGACAGGACGTGACACCACAGGGAATCATCAGCAAATTGATCCCTCAGGCCAATCAAACCAGCAGTAATGCCTTGACGCTGGGCGTCTCCAAATCTTTTTTGAAAGAAGGTGTTTTTCTGGGCTTTAACGGGGGGATCAATCAAAACAAATACCAGCAATTGTTGAATGAGCAATTGGTGTCTGCAACAAGCATGGCGCTGAACGTAAGCCCGAGGCTCGAATACAAGGGCATCTCGCATACGACATTGTCCTATCAGTACGCTTATAGCAGGCTGCTGAATAAACTGAAAGGTCAGCACGAGCAACAGTCCAGCGAGTTTATCTCACAAACACATAGCCTGAGCGCACTGTATATGGTGGGTACCTATTTATTTGTAAAAGGTACATGGAATTATGGAAGTTACCGAAGCAGCGCGCTTGATCCGTTTGCCAACGGCTTCCTGGACGCCTCAATCCGCTACCAGCCCCTCAAAAGTAAACATAGCCTCGAGCTGAATGTGAACAATATCCTCAATAAGAGACTGTACTCGAGCTATAGTATCAGTGCAAATCTGGAAAACCGCCAGGCCATTCCATTGCGGGGCTTCCAGTCCGTGTTAAAATATAGCTTCTTGTTTTGATGTTTTTACCGGAGCATCACCGGGATGAAGGGCAAACGCAGGCCAGCAAGAAAGCTTAATTATTGCAAACGAACACGGCTTTGGTTTGTTCATAATCGACAGAATTTCGTTTCTGCTGATTGACGGAATGGTCGGGTATCGCGGTGCCCGGCCTCCGTTTTTCTAAGGGCTTCCACTTGATTCTATACATTCTGTATGCGGGCCTGCTGATCCGGCTGCTGGCTGGCCAGCGGGAACTTAAATTGCACGCGGAGTGCTTTAAGTCCGATGAGCCCCTGTAGATCTTCTACCTCAAACTTCTCGATCTCACCTTCGAATAATCCCTTGTGCTGCAGCAGGTTGATATAACCCATATATTCCGCTTCTTCATGCAGATGAGAATAGACGATGACCAGTTTTCCCTTCTGCGTGATGCGCTCGGCCGAACCTTTTATCTTGGCTTTGTCGATACGTTTTTTCGCAATCTCATAGCGGACATTGTAAGAACCGTCGATATCAAACTGTTTTTCATCCATTTTAAAACGGATGGAAATCGGATTGCCGAAAACAAGGATCAGGGAGGTCACCTCCAGCTGGTGCGGCAGCTCAGGCTGTAGCTTTCTGAACTGTTCTTCCATCTCACACATCACCTGCAGCTGCCACAAACGCAGATTTTTTAGATAGTAGACATCAAAATTGCGGTCCGGAGCGATCGATGCACCGATATACATATTGTGCTCGATGCCATCTGTTTTAAAACGCTCGTAATAATGGGGGAAATACTCCTGTGCTTCGTGCTGTTTCTCGTCAAGAATGGTCACCAGCTTTTTGTTGATCAGCGTGATCGAGTTGTCGTAGTCCTGTCTCGCTTCGTAAAAACCGCCGATAGCGGCATTTATCCGGTCAAAATAGCTGTTGATCGCGTTGGTGATCAGGCTGTCTTTATTGTTCTTTCTAAAGTTTTCGAGTATGGGATGGATATCGGCATGAAAATAATCCAGCATGACCTGCTCCGTATCGGTCGACAGCGACTGCTGAAGGTTCTCCAGATGCCGTTCGAGGTCAAAGACTTTCTGTTCAAACAGAGGTAGCTTGTGGACCTGGTTGATCTGTGTAAATACTGCGATCAGATCGCTGGTCTGTTGGATCAGGTCCTGCTTGATGGCCTGATTTCTGGATTCTGACGAACCCTGCACATCGATCTGCCCATACAGGGGATATACGTTCTCAAACACGATTTCCTGGAGCGTATAGTCTTTTCCAAAGGCCTTGTCGTTGAGGTAGTGGATGGCTTCCTCCTGAAACCTCCATTTAACACTGGGGTGAATCGAGGTATATTCCTTCTGTATGATC from the Sphingobacterium thalpophilum genome contains:
- a CDS encoding DUF5675 family protein, translating into MKMRHTLKLLRKYGAEGTNGTVTYNGEHICHTIELPDRNNMPRISCIPPGQYKLEKCRYRRHGEQIGIPNVIGREAILIHAANDAKKELLGCIAPVTSLTGEGQGIGSRQALAKLKALVYCLWDMGDEVYLSIR
- a CDS encoding response regulator transcription factor; translated protein: MNKIKVLLAEDEPMMGKLIKEALELRDFEVVWAVDGLKAYSSFCVARPDICIFDVMMPYKDGFTLAQEVRGLSSEVPIIFLTAKSAIQDLATGFEAGANDYIKKPFSMEELIIRMRALLNRQSLTKPSGTRDGEYTLGKFRFSFKNLHLSLGDRQQLLSYKEAQLLKLLIDHRDAVLDRKVALDYVWGDDSYFNSRSMDVFISKLRKFLEADPAIKIVNIRGKGFKLVVNT
- a CDS encoding GLPGLI family protein, with product MNTTKFSMAVIIGLLLLGQQLLAQNNQVNMFIKYDFEHIADSSKRTEPITRSVYLYIADENSYYAMAPMEKSQPQGAFHMSMDAVDQSDALVNLYTPFAAGEAPCLVAMLGRLYKVQPNKGYKIDWTITDEKKDIGGYTCHKATGQFGGRNYVAWFTEEIPFPVGPWKLHGLPGAILEAADSTNEVRFRYAGLDKVTDRITLMDIDKLPELPYEKYRKALENSKSNKLGAMMAQMPPGAVVKFKTQDGREISREQAEALMKEKGKDKQQFQLNNPVERTIN
- a CDS encoding sensor histidine kinase, encoding MTTHQKTRVIITLLIASTIAVIVMQAFWLSNAFRINQQKEKMVVQSAVKDAIDVVRLKTYFGIDSSLSKEQSSILRAMGGILDQVSNNQLKDVQIHREIKTDSIDKKNVAAPSKKIAHEFTMNIAAGAKNAEKKRIDSIMRADLAGKRPKHIKFTTRHLPDTPVQTVPQKKPFANSIVKVYSTESTQNDVDTLVIGQLLDSLIGSNFDELQLKNRFKVSFCAIQDSLKKPLDSVGQYLQVRSAISPAYLAEITVEPDVLNSLEGMKWLLFVSLLILGMLFYTALALINSFNREKQMTEIKNDFISNMTHEFKTPIATASLAVELMSKFGIKDNPQKLDEYLQICGAELKRVSSMIETVLRLAQDNPYMLQKEPTDFRLILDDFRRQTRSKLEDAQGTLSLTIANDFPSVDVDKAHLENILYNLLDNSLKYSDQAPDIRVDVSLQKEYLRLSFSDNGIGIPKDYVDRVFDQFFRVPKGNVHATKGFGLGLSYVKKIVELHGGTIRVESQVGKGTTFILHIPVKS
- a CDS encoding winged helix-turn-helix transcriptional regulator, producing the protein MYEKKLPVNLDCGLHLFLQVVQGKWKINLLWAIHSGIKRPGELQRKIPNATRRVLDAQLGQLTEHGLIKKTDFDQLPRKVEYELTELGESLMPVIEVTAQWGEDHRNELEQFFKA
- a CDS encoding carboxypeptidase-like regulatory domain-containing protein, yielding MKSFLCSLCLTMGPAVLFAQEQIAGTISSSKQAVPYATIVIGYANSSLQTVRSNSKGEYVFNLTKEDRAKVQWIEVSHISYEKIRKEYKDIGQRMDFELVRKSIQLADVTVKSKPLAVRRAGDTTRYAVNNFASPEDRNIGDVLRRMPGIEVDDNGVIKHNGKTVSRMYVDGDNVFQNGYGVGTRTIQPKAVKSVDLIQNHEHKKVKQGVSNSEDVALNLVLNEDARMIWSGEATLGLAAPADAFVNGNAMSFKKKYKTLNTLQYNSIGEGIDNDVEPISSFNLAEPIVAATPSVPKNKYYDNRSLALNVNQFYKSSERWTASLNGNLWADRERRSSGGTQRYLLADGNQVTYTNTYHTTRKPLFGRGSFTLEGNDNRFYFKNSLSYKAENQNHHTWLLDDATRYDQWGRDRLSFISESMEYTPQLKNKDLLTFNLDVARKWHRDRLEVLPGVMADYLNQSQPYDAVRQSITLPQTNGNIQVAYTRNRSSLKRTYFAGLRYLNKELGSVLNLVKDGSVYAHENFPDNDLLWRQAQASAGIKLDWKNKDFIFSGNFPLTANRWNIEDRQADETSLTKKLLFTPAVSLQAFLPNRDNFLLTLRFNRENSDLDQLYPNPILSNFREIKSFDVPLYFTSSQSYILRYALERPISLLYVNVTASHLKTKTDYLLGQDVTPQGIISKLIPQANQTSSNALTLGVSKSFLKEGVFLGFNGGINQNKYQQLLNEQLVSATSMALNVSPRLEYKGISHTTLSYQYAYSRLLNKLKGQHEQQSSEFISQTHSLSALYMVGTYLFVKGTWNYGSYRSSALDPFANGFLDASIRYQPLKSKHSLELNVNNILNKRLYSSYSISANLENRQAIPLRGFQSVLKYSFLF